DNA from Gemella massiliensis:
CTATTATTACTTTATATCCATTTTCTACTTCTTTTACTATAAAAGAATAATTATTTTTTGCAGCAAATTTCTCAAGGCTATCTACACTTTCTTGTGCTTTTACTAATAATATTACTTTAGTTTCTTCTTCTAATGTTCTTTTTGCTTGGGTAACCGGAACAACGCATTTATCCAATAAAGTATCAATAACCACACCATCTTCTAAATCTTTATCTTTTTTTATTGTTACAATATACTCTGTATTAGATATTTCTTTCATAGAATAATTGTATCCTAACTGAGTAGCTAATTTTTCCAAGTTTTGAGTTGCAACAAAATTATCAACCGTTGTTTCCACTACATCATTTTCCACTAATAATTTTTTTGTTTGAATAACAGGTAAAGGACAAGCCAATCCTTTAGCATTTAATTGTTGTTTTTTCATGCTGAATTTCTCCTTAGTATTAATATTTATTTTTTAATGTTATAGTTATTTCACTATAACTGCTTTTTCTTGTTTTTCTATTACCGTTCCTACTATCGCACTTTTTACATCAAGTGTATTTAAACGCTCCAAAAGTTCATCCACTACATTTGCCGGTACACTTATTAACAATCCTCCTGAAGTTTGCGGATCATACATTATTTCTTCTAACGCAAAATCTTTTATTCTATATTCCACATTAGGCTCCACATATGTTCTGTTTAATTGCCCACCTGAAGTAATTATAAATTCTTTAGCACAATCATATGCTTCTTCAATATAAGGAATATCCTTTGCAATAATTTCTGCTGAATATTTCCCGTCCAACATTTCTACAAGATGTCCCAAAAATCCGAAACCTGTAATATCAGTACAACTATTTACAGGGAAATCTCTCATTATCTCTGCCGAGTATTTATTTAATGTCGTCATTTGTTTTACACTTTGGGCAAATGCCTCATCAGAACATCCTTTTATCATATATGCCGTGTTAATAATACTTACTCCAAGCGGCTTGGTTATTATTAACTTATCTCCGGCTTTACAATTATTATTTTGCAAAATTTTATCCGGATGCACTACCCCTGTAACTGATAATCCATACTTAGGTGTTGCATCATGTATAGAATGTCCACCGGCTAAAACTCCACCGGCTTCATGAACTTTTTCAGCACCACCTTTTAATATTTGATGTAATATTTCTAAATCCATACTCTCAGGAAATGCAACAATATTTAAAGCGGAAATTACTTCTCCACCCATAGCATAAACATCACTTAAAGCATTTGTAGCTGCAATTTGTCCATACAAATACGGATCATTTATCATTGTTGTAAAAAAGTCTAATGTTTGAATAATGGCTTTATCATCTGAAATTTTATAAACGGCAGCATCATCAGATGATTCATACCCTACTATTAAATTCTTATCTTCTTTTTTCGGCAGATCACTTAATATACTCGATAAAGCCCCCGGCCCTATTTTTGAGTTTCAACCTCCGCATACTATCATATCTAATTTTTTCTTCTCAGACATACACTACCCCCCATTCCTCTATATATATTATTATACTATCATACTTGCAATTTTAAAAGAGTTATTTAATTATTTAGTTTTGTTGAAGATTAATATTAAAACACAAAAAGAGAATACCCAAAAAGTAAAGTCCTTACCTTTGCGTATTCTCTTTAATTACATTCTATACGATACTAGTTTCTGCTTCCGTCAAGATATACCCCGGGAATCGGAGTTTTACCTTGGAATGCTCCATGATGATCTTGGTGTTGAACTAATGCTACTCTACCTCCGGCGATTGTTACACCGACACCTAATTCGGTTGCCGATTTGTCAAGTAACGTATTTCTATGTCCATAAGGGTATTGAGTTACAACATTTCCGATTTCTTTATATAAAATATCCAATAAGCGTTGTGCTACTTGTTCCGGCGTTCCATAATTAGAACTTACCGCTACATTATATAAAATATGTTGCGGATCAGCATATCCTGCCGCTGCAGCTGCCGATTTTTCTAATGAACCTCTTACCCCGTGAATAGAAGATGTAATAGGATTTGACAATACATCAGTCGCTCTTTGTTTAGTTCCAATATTTAAAGCAGCATTTTGTTTTAATTGTGATAGACCGTTCATCGCACGTAATTGATTTACTTTAGCGATATACGCCTGTCTAATTTGTTCTTCACGGCTGGTAGCTACTGAAGTAGTTGTTTGTGTTTTTGTTACCGCCGGATTGGTTGTTTGTGCCTTAGTTGTTTGAGTTTGTTTTGATTTTTGGGTATTCAAAACTGTACTACTTGTTTTAAAATTAGTATGTTTACTAGTATTTAATGGTAATACACTCGGTGCGGCTGCCGCTCTATTTACAGCAACAGTAGCCTCTGAAGCCGGTTTTTCCGCCGGTACTACATTATTCGGAGTCGGAGTTTTCTCTTTTACCGCTGAATTTGTTGCTTGTTGAGTTTTTTCTTCTTTAGGTTTTTCAGAAGGTTTTTTCTCATTACCTTTATTTTCACCTGTTTCTTGTTTTGGTTTATCTTCAGGCTTTTTAGGTTCTTCAGGTTTTTTAGGTTCTTCTTTAGCTTCAACATCATAAGTTACAGTAACATCAAACTTATGACCTTTAACTGTTGTTGAAGTTTTTATTGTTTCTCTTTTCACAGCTGTTTTCGGTAGCACCTTAGCAGGAACAGGAGCATTAATATTTAATTCATACTCTACATTTTCTCCAGCTTTAATCGCATCTTTTTTAATTATAAATTCTGATTTACCATCTACACTTACTCTCACCACTACATTTGTTACATTTTTAGTAGTTGTCAGTTTCGCATAATAATGACCATTTTTTTCATAAACACTTACTTTTACATCTTTAACATTCACGTCTACCGCAGCAGGTTGAACTTCGTTCGCATTTGCCGGGATAACCGTAATTCCTGTTAATAAAACTAATCCGGCAATAACTTTACTAGTTACTTTTAAACCACTCTTCTTCATCTTTCGTTACTCCTTACATTTTTATTTCTAAACTTTACCGTCTACTATATTATAATTTATTACAAAAGTCTATTCAATAAAATTTCTAATTTGTAATATAAATTCAATGTTGTAACGATTTTGAAATAATTTAAGTTTATTTTTAGCTACAAAAATATTCCCCACAAAAGGAACTGTCCCCAAAACTTAGACAAGTTTTGGGAACAGTTCCAAAATAGGGAATACTTTATTTTTTTGAAAGGGATTCTCTATATTTTAATGGAGTTACTTTCATTAATGTTTTAAAAATTCTAATAAAGTAACTTGTATCAAAATAACCTATATAATCCGCAATTTCCGAAATAGAGAAATCTGTATTTTCTAGCAAATAACAAGCATTTGATACACGCTTATCATGAATATAATCTACAATACTAATTCCCATATCTTTGTTAAAAATTGAAGATAGATAACTTTTATTTACCCCTAAATAATCACTAACATTATCTAAACTAATTTTTTCGGAAATACGAT
Protein-coding regions in this window:
- a CDS encoding CAP domain-containing protein, encoding MKKSGLKVTSKVIAGLVLLTGITVIPANANEVQPAAVDVNVKDVKVSVYEKNGHYYAKLTTTKNVTNVVVRVSVDGKSEFIIKKDAIKAGENVEYELNINAPVPAKVLPKTAVKRETIKTSTTVKGHKFDVTVTYDVEAKEEPKKPEEPKKPEDKPKQETGENKGNEKKPSEKPKEEKTQQATNSAVKEKTPTPNNVVPAEKPASEATVAVNRAAAAPSVLPLNTSKHTNFKTSSTVLNTQKSKQTQTTKAQTTNPAVTKTQTTTSVATSREEQIRQAYIAKVNQLRAMNGLSQLKQNAALNIGTKQRATDVLSNPITSSIHGVRGSLEKSAAAAAGYADPQHILYNVAVSSNYGTPEQVAQRLLDILYKEIGNVVTQYPYGHRNTLLDKSATELGVGVTIAGGRVALVQHQDHHGAFQGKTPIPGVYLDGSRN
- the yedF gene encoding sulfurtransferase-like selenium metabolism protein YedF, with amino-acid sequence MKKQQLNAKGLACPLPVIQTKKLLVENDVVETTVDNFVATQNLEKLATQLGYNYSMKEISNTEYIVTIKKDKDLEDGVVIDTLLDKCVVPVTQAKRTLEEETKVILLVKAQESVDSLEKFAAKNNYSFIVKEVENGYKVIIEREEKEKQPEIPAFKDDSYIVVINKSIMGHGSEELGKRLIKAYLYGLTEQEVLPQKIIFYNGGALLVDKERSHVLNELRELDNRGVEIVCCGACIDYNKIDLAVGNPTNMYFIVEDMRKANKIIHP
- the selD gene encoding selenide, water dikinase SelD produces the protein MSEKKKLDMIVCGGUNSKIGPGALSSILSDLPKKEDKNLIVGYESSDDAAVYKISDDKAIIQTLDFFTTMINDPYLYGQIAATNALSDVYAMGGEVISALNIVAFPESMDLEILHQILKGGAEKVHEAGGVLAGGHSIHDATPKYGLSVTGVVHPDKILQNNNCKAGDKLIITKPLGVSIINTAYMIKGCSDEAFAQSVKQMTTLNKYSAEIMRDFPVNSCTDITGFGFLGHLVEMLDGKYSAEIIAKDIPYIEEAYDCAKEFIITSGGQLNRTYVEPNVEYRIKDFALEEIMYDPQTSGGLLISVPANVVDELLERLNTLDVKSAIVGTVIEKQEKAVIVK